The sequence ACAACATGCGAACCCTACAGTCTTACACAGCCCCTTTGCAAGGCAACACCAGTCGTTTGCTGTATAGAAAGTTTCCCACTGACGAGGAGGAGATGCTGACAGACAGCCTGCTCTGTCTCGAATCCCATAGGTTACCATTGAAGTGGTGGATGGCCCCGACACCGAGACAGACAAGGACCTGCAGAAAGAGAGCAGCAAGCCAAGCTGGCCAGTTCCATCACCTGACTGGAGAAACTGGTGGCAGAGGTCCTCCACCTTGACTCGCATGAGCAGCGGTGACCAGGACTACAAGTATGACAGCACTACTGAGGACAGCAACTTCCTCAACCCTCTCGGTGGGTGGGATAGTCATGTACCCAGTCACCGGACATTTGAGTCCAAGGAGCAGCCAGAGTATGGTAAGTTTGCGTTCCAGGCCTCTTATGGGCATCTTGGGATTGTAAAAACGAGTTTGGGGGAAATGAGAATGGTGAGGCATCGCTGAAAGTAGGCCAAGCAAAACAGAATTTTTCAACATGTGGCTTTTGTTCATCAGCTTTTAAATACAAATCTGTGCAGATGCACAAGCTGTACTGTGGTAGCTGCATTCCACTAGTAACTCTATAATCTTGAAAATCATACCAGTTATCCCATAAGAGGACCTTTTTTTAATCGTAAGTgtacttttttaaaagcaaaggaaacaaggtttcacatttatttttagacTAAGGATAAGTACAAATTTAGAACTGTGCGGTGGTTTGGGAACTAAAATATAATCATTGGATAAATAAACAAGATCTAAAATATGGTAGTATTTGGTGGATACACAAATAAGATGAATTATGTTGGTGCGTGTGTGGGGAGTGGCATATGCAGCAGGAACATTGTGTATTTGCGTGTGTAATTCTCTTCCAGATGTGTCATGGCGAAAACAATTGTTTTCAGCTTGTATGAAATGGTTGCAGAAACTAGAACCAGAGAGGAGCTACAGTTACTCACTGCCCCAACGGGCTGTAACTATTCACACGGGAATGACTCGAGGGAGGTGAACAAATACGTGCTCACAGGTAGCTCAGAGCCTCTCCTGTTTTAAGTTGTATGTATATACAGAAGATTTTTAGTTAGAGTAGGGTTTCAAAGCCGCAGCACCTTTACCCTGGCACTTCTGTTGTGTTCCCTAGATTCTGCAGAGTGGCTGTCATGCCCTGATTCCGTCTCATTCTTCCCTTGTTTTCTAGGACTTTAAGTCCTAGAGCCTTAACAATTGAGAGAGACTTTTTTGTGGAATGGTGTAGTtgaacacatacatatatacactaAATTTTGTGGCCAGAAGATTAAAGTGTATCCCTTCTTTTTGCACCGGTATTTATTTGTGGGCACACTCTATTGCCAAGAATTCATATATTAGGTAGTTGTTCATTTAggtaaaataaaattgctttcacAAATAATTGTggtaggaaaaaaatagtaagaattacaaatataaaaataggaAGAACAGGTTAAGCTCCAGCTGAAAATCTAACGTGGTATATTTAATAGCAGATACTGTGTGTTTCATAGTGCAGTATAAACACTAGGTTTATACTAGTTTATACTATACTTTGCCTAAAAATTATCCTAGAGCTCTCTGCTGTACACCAGAGCACCGTACTAACTGGAAGAGACTCCTGGCCTTCTGACTAACCTAAAATGTCATGTGCCATTGGCCATCGGCCTTGGCCAGGAGGACGCAGCAACAGACTCTGTCCATATGGGGCTTTTATGCTGGTTCCAGCCATTGCCCTGTTCACACGTTTCACAGCTCTATCTCCCTTATCCTGCCCCTGCCAAAAAGCACCACTAGGCTCTGCCTGCCCTTCCTGGGCCTCCCAGGCTGGGCTCTTTGACAAGCATTGCACCTGCTCACCCTCCCTCTTCCTCACCAGCCACGTAGAGAAAAATATCCAGAGTTGGAAAAGAGCTGGGAAGGGGAGCAAGGCCAGGGAGAGAGGGCAGATCACATTTTCTTAAGACACCTCTTCAGACTGCTGTAGTGCCCGCCTGTTGGCAAGCCCCAGAATCGCGGGTCTTTGTACACATGTTCCCACCCTCATCACACACACCATGGACACCCAATTGAAGCGTGGTTGGCTTCCCGATCAGCAGCAGCGtaagaaaaggagggaaagcaCATAAGGTCCCTGCCACGAGGAACTCGCATCTAGGCAGCTTGCTATGAGTGAGATATATAACTTTCCCATACTCCTGGCAATAAATGTTTAATAGCACCCCACAGAGTTGTCGTCAGTCATTACATATGGTACAAATCAAGTTACGTGTTCTACTAACCAGCTCAGGAAGCCCACAGACAGCATGGCAGTGGGGGGGGAGCGGGAATCGCGTGTAGCACAGaggccagtgcaggcagggatcTGGCCCCGTGTCTCGCCTGTACATACACGTTCAGCCTATAGCTATAGAGCAGGGCTGGCTCAGAGTCACTACACTCGATTTTGCTTTGCTACCAGTGCTGGTTTAACCAAAATGAGTGAAGGCTGCAAGTTGTCATCGCAGGGTCAGTTAAACAACATCTCCTGTAGATTGCAGCGAAATCCATTAAGCCAGATGTTCCCTAGCGAGAGACAGCAGTCAGCTGGGGAGGCCAGTGGGAAGGCAAGAGAACGGGGACTGGTTCATGGACTCCATTTGGTGGCCTTCACAAGGTGGGATGTGCAACAGTTAGCAAACAAAGGAGACTGATTCTAAGGGTTTAGATACTTACAGTGGCACCGAGCCGTGGTGGTACAGACTTAGTATCATTTGCCCTTGGCTGGCTACCAGAAGAGAATAAAGTCATGATTTGTTTTCAGAAGGTTCCTGCTAGTAAACAGTCAGATTTGATGTTATTTAATAATTCACACGAAACACTACAAATTGCTTGTTGTTCTGGGTGTAAGATGCAGATGCAGTTCCCTGTATTCGTGGCAGTATTCCTGTGTCTATTTCCTGTTCAaaggactgaaaaacaaaattgcaaTTTTCACACATGACCCATAGCCTCCCACAGTCCAACATTTGTGTCCTACAAATTAATTAACTGAGTATTGTTGTGCTATTGCTGTGtgttttgaaaagaagaaaaagcaaacttcaTTTATCCTGTGCCTGATTAGTCTGTGGTCAGAAAACATACTCCTATATACAGGGAAATGATGTGAATAGATGTGTACTGTTAGTTCATGACCCAGCTTTGCAGCTGAGGATTCTCAGCTGCCAAAAGgtcaaaagagaaaggaaatattttttcaaataatgttGCGTGCATTTCCCTGAGGAGCATCAAGTGTGAAAACCATTTAAACAGCAGGCTTACGCCTGGCATTTAGCCCGAGCTTCAGGTAGACACATCTGGATTCCATTCTTGTTTTGCCTTCTTAATAAAAAACACTACACAGTAGTTTTGGGTAGTAGgagttttgtttcttcatttccttcctcaTCTTTGTTCTTACACAGATTATATTGATGGTGAGGGAGACTGGAGCCCCTGGTCCCTTTGTAGCGTCACCTGCGGGAGTGGCAACCAGAAGCGGACGAGGTCCTGTGGGTACGCCTGCACTGCCACGGAGTCACGGACCTGCGACAGGCCCAACTGCCCAGGTGTGAGCACGTTCACGTGAGCTGCCGTGGGAGGCGAGCGGGGAGAGGTGgtcagggctgggaggagagccCTCCTGTGCACAAAGCCCAGCGCCCCTTTGTTCCCTGGCAAGGTCAGAGCGTCGGTGGGAAGAGACACGATGGTTCTCAGGGCCGTTTATGAAATGGCAGGTTCTTTGCTAGTAATAATACGCTGCTAGATGCAGTCTACTATCCCCTGGGACTTAAAAGGCAAATACAGGCTTTTTTTAGGTTACGGCAGTCATTTTTGTGCACAGTACATTTTGTATTCCAAAGGGTGTAATCTACTCTCTTGAAACAAATCTGTATTAATTTTAGAATTTCAAAACAGCTGTGCTGACCGTTACCTCAGCGAGCTCGTATTTTGCTGTGCAGTGAATGGGCATGCCTGCGTTGTGAACAAATAGCTCCCCCCCAGTCACACAGCTTTTAAGTTTTGTGCCTAACGTATACAGAGTTGCTTTAAgactactgaatttcactgaatttcactgaatttttttagagttggaagggaccatatagatcatctagtccaactcccctgctgaagcaggattgcttagagaaacTGTATTAATATGTAAACAACTGTACAACtgtattaatatgaaaaaaatactttaaatacatgCTTTGCCTTTCACTCCAGAGATTTTGGGTTCATTGGGCATTAAGCTACAAAATTTCCTGTCCTAGAAAGTTATTGTTAAGGTGGAAATGTCATCTCTGTTTCATCACATGTTGCTTGATAGTTGGGAGAATTATAGAACTGTAAGTTTGGTCCTGCGGCAGCTGTGCACAATGGGATGGAGGAATGGAAAGTTTTGGCTTGAATGTATTCAGAAGATACGGCCAAGGACCTTTACTGTAGCTCTACCCATTTACAGCCATTAAATGCCAGTAACAGAGATGTCCTTACCATCATGCAGTTTTCTCTTTGGTGAAACCAGGGCTGAGCACTCAAACCTacatcattaaaaatgtaaagctgCTACGGAAAACTTTCCCATGATGTTCTTTAAATGCTGCTGTGGTTTTGGATTTAGGTAACTTTGTAATGCAGCGATGCAGTAGTTGCCACAATGCAAGGGGTATGTGCAATTTCATTACTTTCCAAGATCGGAGAGAAGTAAAAACACATGCCATGATGGTATGCATTTCACTGAGTTTACTTAATGACTCAGAAAGGCAGAAATTCTTAAACTGGAGGTCAGGTTTTTTTGATGGGAAGTGAAATGTCAGCAGTGCTGGAGAGAAGACTTGGGAGCCTCAGTGAGAGAGCTGGAGAGAAGTTTCTCACTCACAGATAGATGTGTGCATCCATTGCAAGGTTAATGGCTGCTCAGCAGTTCAGAAGATAAGTGTTTCTGGATGCTCTCATACATCCTAAAACCTCAATAATAAGGGGTTAATTCCAGAAGAAAGCATGCAGCCCCCAGTTATATTCTCCAGTATTTATTACCAGCTAGCATCAAACAGTGGCAAACTTGAAAGAATATATTATGTCATATAACAGACCCCCAACGATCAGCAAGCAAAATATATTCACTCTTTGAGGCTGTgctgacatttttaaaatcacaaggGCAAAGCTCAGTTTCTGCTGTTTATAATTCCAGCAGTGAATTACTGCCTTGTAATGGGTTCTTGGCTATCTATTATTCTCCATCTACTGCTGGAGTTAAGGCAAAACCCTATGATAATTTTATTGAAAAGCAGCCTGAGGCTGTTTTGAAGCTTTGCAAGCCACTATTATGCCCCAGTTCAGGGGATCAGGAGAAAGTTCATTGGCAGAAAGATGGATGGTGAACAGACTTCATTATTAACCATATAGTTATCACATATTAAAGAGTTTTCTGCTCTCTTTGGAGGTCTTTAATTcaatggaggggggaaaaaaaaccccaaacctgttcAAATGCTTCTTTGAAGAGACATTTGGTTTAAGGCTACATGGCACAGAAATATTAGGGAAACACTAGGCTGGTAGGTAGGCCAGGCTAAAGCAGCAATGAAAGGATGTTTCCTTTGGCAGGATCAATGATACATTTTTCTGGCAATCCTTGTTTCGGTCTACTGATAGCAAACACTTAATTGGAGGTTGTTGGAAGATCCTGATATTTTATTTGGGGGATGGGATTGACTGGGGAGGTTGTTTATCTCTCGCCTACTCGCACCTTTCAACTCCCTAGCACTGGGAGAGAGCAACAAGCACCAGTCTTCTTGTAATAGCATGATCTTATCTTTGTCATTGCagagggtgttggactagatgacctttaaaggtccctccaacccaaactattctatgaatctTTCTCATACTTCCTGAAAAATGATTTCCCGCTTGCGGATATGAACTTACCTGTCTTCAGGCATGTTGCTCTGCTTTAGAAGGTGGCACAAAGGCTGTCTCCTTTGGACATCACATTTTACCAAGGGCTTTAGAGCTTCCATTAGGATGCTTGTTTTTACCTTGTCAGTCACTTGTGATACGTGCTCTGCAGAAGATGCTGGTGACAGAAAGCCAACCAGGTGGCTGTTGGTGAAGTGTGTGCAAAGCTCCTACCTGAATTACTAGGAGATGCTGACAAGCCTTGCACCAGGCAAAAGAGGAACAAAATTGGTTCCCTTGCTGCTGTCCCTGCACTGGGTTCACAACTGACCAGTTTGTTGCTTAAATATAATCTAAACTCTAAAACTTGAAAACTTTTGACCTTTGGGCTAAGCTAATGCTTCATCTTCCTAACACCACAGATTCCTTGGTCATTATGCTTTTAAGTGAATGCGCCCTCCAGCAGCAACTTCAGGTTACTTCCCTGCCAAACAAAAGCACCTTGCAgaactggggcaggaggggacagcagggagacaGTTGATTGCATTGTGTTTTAAtaggaaaacaccaccaccactaacACGTTTGTCTTAGGGATCGAAGATACCTTCCGAACAGCTGCCACAGAAGTCAGCTTACTTGCAGGAAGTGAAGACTTCAATGCCACCAAACTGTTTGAAGTTGGTAAGCAGCCCAGTCAATCTTTCAGTAACAGATAAGAGACTTCCTTAGATTCTCCTGTTTTGACTCTCACTGCGGGACCAAGATTTTGAGTTTACCATTAAAAATGTCAGTAATAATGGCCATTTATTATCTTGCTTAAGTTTACAATCTGAACCTTAGCTTGCTTCTGTCTTAGAATCTTTCTCCTCTTAAGTCTTAGCAAATTTCTGTACTTCTTTCATTATTAAATGGTGATTCTCTGTCCTAGTTCAGAAAAGAGCTGCAAAACTCCACATTAATGGATGGAAAAAATTCAGACACTGTTTAGCATTTTGCTCAAATAGCCTCAAATGGAAGATACTGGAAAAGCATTTTAGGTACAgctgtcacattaaaaaaaatgacaacaaCTTTTATGAGCATGCATAGCTTTTGTAACTGTGTGCGCTGCAGTGAGGGTAGCTAAAGCAATTTTATAGGGCATGACTTGATACTGATCTATCTAAAACTCAGCCCAACATATATAATGTTCTGATTTCAACCCTCCAATGAAACCAGTGTGGCCACTCTTAGACACTAGATGCCCGACTAACTGGATAAATAATGTAATCCAGCATCTCCCTCCTATGGTGGAAGAGCACGGTAGTTAATGACAGCTGGGATAGGACTCcttaaggagagagaaaaacaggacaCAGATCACTAagtaaatattttgcaagaatGTTTGCTGTAAGAGTTTTAGGCCCCAGTCTTTGCCTTACTCCAGAATCCTGTTACGTAAGTGTGGAGCAAGATATGCAGGGTTTTTTGGAAGCCCATGGCATGATACAGACACCTTAAATAGTGTTTTAGGTAGGAGACATTTAACTGGATTCTCCCAAGACtcttgcaaaataataataagtgCCAGTATTAAAAAAGCTACTAGTCTATAAATCTCTTTAATCCCAGCTATAAATCATGGCTCTGGTGCCATTAAATCCTCCTAATGTACAGACACTCTGATATTATGTCACTTATGCCCTTTTAGAATCTGAATCACTTTTGGCTGCGTTTGCCAGCTAAGATGTCAGTCTCCCTGTTTGAACTACAGCGGCTTGAAATACCCCTTTGGGAAGATggagaacaaatagaaaaaagtatttgttagTTAAAAGAAAGACTGAATTAGGGCTTTAATAATGAACTTCAGAAAAAGTAATCCAGGCCTTGCTTGCCATCTTGGTATTTCTAGCATTGTGAGAAACTTAATCCTTCAGCATCTGAATCTGCTGTTCTTATAAGGTGAGTGTGTGGATGAGGGATTTAAACTGGAGACTGGCATCAAATCACTGTGATTTCCCTATTGCAGTTCTGTCGCTTGTAAACCCATGATAGTGTCTCTTGGGCTTCGTGGGGATACCGGCAGCTTCATTAGCATTTGCCAAGTAGAAGAAATGTCAAAAATTCCTACTGGCATGGTGCCACAGTATAGTTCAGACTAGCACTGCCTGAGGCCCTAACACCAGTCACACGTGTGATTTTTTTATCTGACAAGGCAGCACATTAACACATTGCAGGGAGGAAAGCTTTGACTGccctttttttcttaagcaaagcaCTGGTGCTGAACAGTTAGGCTTTACTCATTTATTATCACTGATCATATGAACTGGGATGCTGCATAATGTATCTTAAGTTTCCATTTCCTGCCCTTAAACAGATACCGATAGCTGTGAAAGATGGATGAGCTGCAAAAGCGAGTTCCTGAAGAAATACATGCACAAAGTGGTCAATGATCTTCCCAGCTGCCCATGCTCCTACCCCAGAGAAGTTGCATACAGCACTGCTGAAATCTATGATCGAATTAAGAGGAAAAACTTTCGCTGGAAAGATGCAAGTGGTCCAAAGGAAAAACTGGAGATCTATAAGCCCACTGCACGGTACTGCATCCGCTCCATGCTCTCTTTGGAAAGCACAACGCTCGCAGCACAGCACTGTTGCTATGATGATAATATGCAGCTGATTACCAGAGGGAAAGGGGCAGGAACACCAAACCTGATCAGCATCGAATTCTCAGCAGAACTCCATTACAAAGTGGACATTCTGCCTTGGATTATATGCAAAGGTGACTGGAGCCGATACAATGAAGCACGGCCTCCAAACAATGGGCAGAAGTGTACAGAAAACCCTTCAGACGAAGACTACTACAAGCAATTTCAAGAAGCGAGGGAATACTGACATATTCCTTCTTTTCAGACACAAAATAGCATTCGTTTCCTGGATGCCAAAGAACTGATAACGGCTGCTGCACTGTCTCCTTGACAGGGGTTGATCAGTTTCTTTCAAATGAATGTATATAGTTGTAATATAATACATAAGTATTTTTCATAGTGTGTGTAATTTATAAACACATATCTCTATCTCACACACACCTATTTTTACATACAGACATACATAAACATTGTCCTGGTAGGATTTTATACTGCAATAACATTCACTTAATAATGtgcatttcattttattcccCAACTGTAACGTAAGTGtgaggggggcggaggggagcagCTGCCATCACCATCAGGCTCCAAGGCCCTAGCTGAGGAGGGCACATATTTAAAAGTTGTTATAAACAATAGGATTGAAGAATGTACTCTTCCATATGGGAATGGTTTACAAGATTAATGCACCTAAAGCATCAGTTTTCTCTATAACTGATTTCATGACTAGTCGTAtctaagaaaggaagaaattttttttggaagggtAATACTCAAAAGTGAATATAGACAGttattagcaatttttttcttggaattctTACTGTTACCCTCCAGGTCAGGTCTTTGCAGTCCATCTGACGTAGGCTTGCAGGGAAACGTAGCTGTGGTTTTCCTACAAAGCAGAAAAAGTCCCGATGCAGTGGTTCTGCCAGAGTTAcaaacagcctgctcctggagACATCTCAGACACGAAGTTATAGCTGTCGGGGCTTGTGTCTTATGCTGGGGAGCAGATCTTCAGGGCAGCTACCTGTAAACAAAGCATGCTGTAAGTCTTTGAAGGACGGCGGCCAGAGAAGgaaaacatgccaaaaaaaaaaaaaaacctcacagttaCTTTCCACTTTTTAATACTTTCCAATTTTTAATATGAAGAGTGTTTAGATCTCCTcgtttctttaagaaaagaaagaagtttatttttttaaagaacaggaaaagtgGAATACACGTCTAAGTTCCCTGAGGTCAAGCATGCAACCGCCCCTTTTCCCCCATTTAGCATCTGCTGAGTGCAGTGTCCTACAGAAGAAGCTATTCTTTAAGGAAGCTGTCTGAGAGGAACTATTGGTGAGTtaaaatgtcttaattttttaaaaaagctagcATTATTTTTGTAAAGTATTTATTGAATTGTAACAATAACTCACATGTGGGATATATCTCTAACATGAAAGGCTTCTGTAGATGGAACTTGATTGCCAAGAATAAGACTGTTGTTAAGCAAAAGTTTTACTTCCAAATTTTTATAAAGTGCAAGTTTACATACATAATCCTGTAATTAAGCAGCTGATACCGTCTTTCTTATGAAAGATAAAAATGACACCATGGGTAAATAAATACTTACAGTTCCATCCTGTAAAAGGCTGTCTTGCTGCAAGTCACTGTCTTCATTTCGAAAACTAAGGCTAAATGTCACTAGAGAAATGCCTATTTTCGGGCTATGTGGTCTGATACGCATATGTGCACTGCATGTGGAACCTCACACAGCACTAAAGCCCATCTCGCATTGCAGTCGGTCTGAGCTGATAGATTCAAGACAGCCACAAAAGACAGTTCCTTCTgctatatatgtacacacataaatACTGTAAATCATTTCTCTAGCTTTGTTGGCCTTTCTTTGGCTGGTTAATTGCAACTTCCCAACAGACATGTGCATGCTCCCCCCAGCATTAACATATGCATAATAAGTCCGCTGAGTATGGGAGGTGACAGGCTTGTGTTGGCCTGCCCAGGTGGTGCAAATCAGGAGATTAAAACAGCAGCCTGGGCCTTGGACACCCACTCTGACCAAATGTGTGGCGCATACGTTGCAAAGGCTCTCCCTGGATCTGCCAGAGCTGGTCTGACAGGCTGCAGAGCCTCAGCGCTGTACTTATGCTCCAGGTTTCCAGAAACACAGAGTCCAGGCAGAGCTACTGCACATATGTAACAGCAACTGATCTACCGAGGTAACTTCAGCAGCTGGAAATCTTGGCCAAGTCATCAGATCTTCTCAGATGCAGGCTTGAGTCAGAGATGGGGGGAGATGTGGATATATTCTAGGACTAGCTGGTAGTAAGAAAACCTAGTTAGTTGAGCAAGAGAGTAAACATGGGGATTGCCCCTTAATCTTTATAGAAACCAGGTTTTGTAAATTCTTACAAGGTCATAAGAAGGAGCCACTAGCTAACGGAGCCAGTTAAATTGGCAGCAGATGGATAAAAGGCGTAAGCAACTCCAGGATCAGTCACTTAATAaggaaaacaggtattttctgcAACATGGGGGGAAAGCCCTGCTTTTTACTTCACTTAGCAGTGTGGAGGGAACAACAGTCTCAGGTTTCTCTGGGAGGGCAATGAGAGGGCGGTCACAATTCTTGAAATATAAAACACATCCCTGCAGTTTATGGATTAGTAAATTATGGTGCTATTGAGAAATACTACTACACCATTAATACTGAACATAACAAATAAAGtgtcagggaaaaggaaaaattactctaGTAAATTAAATGACGCACAAAGTTTCAAGTGTTACCACTCAGAATCTGCCAAGGCTAGAAACGCCGAGGGAGCCGAATAACCACTGATAAGGACCTACTAGGTTTTTCATAGAATGAGCCCTGCAGCACAGATTAAGAAAGTATTCTCACTTCTGCATTCTTAAGCAATggtctttattaaaaacaaagtcGGTCCTACTTTATAATAAATTATGATCCATTCAGGactgggctgcttttttttgttgttttctgttttatcttcttTCCAACGACTAAAATTGTATGTGGAATGACTTCGTGTAGTAGTCCTTAGAAAGGTGCTGGAGTTTACCATAGCCAAATTTGACTCAGTCTCTTAAATACAGAGAATAAGACCTGAGGAAGGGTTTATGGTCACAGGACCTAGGCACAGGTCGGTAGTTAGAAGAAGGTGTTGATATGTTTCTAAGTTACTACAGAACAGGCATACTGGAAGACCCAAAGATTTGAGGAGGATTGAAACAAGCCAAACTAAACAGGCGTCACGGTCTCAACACTGAGAAATCCTCTGAGAGTCCCTATCAGTAGCCATCCTGCTTCCCAGAAGGAAACTTAAAATACAGACTTTACAGCAAAGCTGTTTTTTGACCAGTTCCGTTTACCTATTTCTCCTCAGCAAAGCCAGAGTAGGATGTCTTCACCTCCTGGCCTCTTGTGCCTCTGCGCTACCTTTCTCTTGGGCAAGCACAGCTGTTTGCGCAGCAAAAGGAACCAGTTAACTCATCCAAGTTATTTTTAACCCTGATCAATCAACAGATAACAGATTACCGCACGGCTTTAGAGTTGCGTTGGTGGGAATGCCTTAAGCTGGCACTGCCTGTGAGAAAGATGTGTGGAGCAGTGCCCCGAGGCAGCCATAAATGGGCTGGATGCGTACCTTTGATGGTAAAAAGGATGAGTGGGCCTGGCTTCACGTTGCCCGGACAGCTGCTGAGCAGCAAAATTCCACTAACATAACCCGCAGTGGTGCATATGGGTTATAGGACAATATAGcgaaaaacaaaaacatacacaCATTCACGAATCCCCACAGTCCTGCATTAGTTaccagctgcatttttttccccccgctgTGCAAAATGGTTAGCACTGTCAACACAATGCATTGTTTCAAAAAATGCTCGTGAGTTCATAGGACTGCCTTTTCCATATATAGCGTTTTCATTGAGATTGTAGGGTTGGTTGCAATGAGCAAATGGTGCACCTGACACTTTCAATTGAGTGGGGTCAGGTGTGTTGAaggcgggagggggggaaaaaataaccttTCCCAGCTGAAGAGTCTGCTGCTTCATGGCAGGGGATTGCAGTATCTATGAGAGCCATTTAGCAAGGGGATGCCCCTGCCAGACCACAGAGAGCCCTAATGCTGCAGTCTCTTACCTGTGATGGTCTCCCTGGTCAGCAGCGAGAGAGCAGCTGGACCTTGTGGAGATGGCCCAGCTGCCTGAGGCCGAGGAGCCGCCGGTGCTCCCTCAGGCCTCCCCTTGATCCCCCTCCTGCTTTCTCCATCAAGGCACCCCTGGAGCCGCCCAGCAGCCAGTGTGGCTCGCTGCACTGGGTGCCTGCTAGGTGGCACAGCCTTGGCTTACGCATTCAGTAAGCATT comes from Numenius arquata chromosome 7, bNumArq3.hap1.1, whole genome shotgun sequence and encodes:
- the ISM1 gene encoding isthmin-1, whose translation is MEPGLPAETPPVRGPVAATCRPPPQPRSAGIFAAAAASRPEVAPPWCGGPRCCCCCCRRCPASAARPADAESGAVPAARPAAAAAGPGAGAAPAAAVAPAAAAAAAAPPPPPPPPRPPPPRGPKAARLKRMVRLAAELLLLLGLLLLTLHITVLRGGGEPHAPTGAGNHSQRQNTLTADDRSPEDSFTLNPEDRREYPDLQAAHRPFPKQRFRQENGHTSLQRDGPRSFLLDLPNFPDLSKADINGQNPNIQVTIEVVDGPDTETDKDLQKESSKPSWPVPSPDWRNWWQRSSTLTRMSSGDQDYKYDSTTEDSNFLNPLGGWDSHVPSHRTFESKEQPEYDYIDGEGDWSPWSLCSVTCGSGNQKRTRSCGYACTATESRTCDRPNCPGIEDTFRTAATEVSLLAGSEDFNATKLFEVDTDSCERWMSCKSEFLKKYMHKVVNDLPSCPCSYPREVAYSTAEIYDRIKRKNFRWKDASGPKEKLEIYKPTARYCIRSMLSLESTTLAAQHCCYDDNMQLITRGKGAGTPNLISIEFSAELHYKVDILPWIICKGDWSRYNEARPPNNGQKCTENPSDEDYYKQFQEAREY